TGTGGGATCGCTACGCCATGGAGATACGCCATGCCTGAACTGAGCGAAGAGGTCAAGGAACGTCTCGTCTTCCGCGCCGCCCGCGATCGCGCGTCGCGCATGGTGTCCTGGGCCGCCGTGCAACGTGACGTCGATGCCCTGGCCGAGGCCATTCACTCGGCGGGCGTGGTGCCGACCGCGCTGATCGGCATCTTTCAGGGCGGATGGCTCGTCGCCCAGTGTCTGGCCGACCACTTCCCGGGCGCCCCGGTTCTGGGCTGCCTGGCGAGACAGGGAGACGACGAGGCGCGAGTGGTGCTCTTCGGGGCGACCGACGGCCTGCACACCGAGGTGGTGCCCGAGCCCGGCAGCACCGCCCTCCTCGTCGACGAGGTGGTCGACTCCGGTCGTACCGCGGGTTTCTATCTGGAGCGTCTGCGCGACGACTTCGGGGTCCACGCGCATCTGGTGTGTCTGGCCGCCGACACCGCCGCCCGGCCCGCTCCGGACTTCGCGGCACAGCGGATGGACTCGCTTCCTGCGTTGGTCCTGCCCTGGCGGGTGCTGCGGGACTTCGAGCAGACGGCGGCGTGTCTGCTGCGTGCCGAACCCATGACCACTTCTCAGATTGACGAGAGACTACGTGAATTCGGACATGACATCGCCCCTCGGGTCCTCGACGCCCGACTGCGTTCCCTCGCGGCCCGGGGACTGGTCAGGCTCGGCGACGACGGAACCTGGAGCCGGGGCGGCGCTTGAGGAAGTCCGCGCCTTCTACGACAGCGATCCGCAACGCGAATGGCGGCGAACCCAGGACGGCGCTTATCACCGCTTGGAGTTCGAGGTCATCCACCGCGACATCCTGCCCGGCGTACTGGAGCCGGGCAGCCGGATTCTGGACGTGGGGAGCGGCCCGGGGCGTCATGCCGTGGCGCTGGCCGCGCGGGGGCACCGCCTCGCGCTCGCCGATCTCTCGGCCGCGTGTCTCGCGGAGGCCCGTCGCCGTTTCGACGAGGCAGGGCTCACCGACCGGCTGCTGGACGTACAGCACACCAGCGCCACGGACCTGTCCGTCCAGCCCGGCGCATTCGACGCGGTTCTGCTCTTCGGCCCGCTCTACCACCTTGTGGACGACGCGGCGGCCGCCGAGTGCATGCGGCGCGCGGTGGCAGCGCTCCGTCCGGGAGGGCACCTGTTCGCGACGTTTCTGACCAGGACCTCGATCGTCCGGGATCTGCTCAAGCGGGGCCGGTTCGCGGAGATCCAGGCGCTGATCGACAACGGCTATCTCACTCAAGGACGTTACCGGCCTCTGTCGGAGCAGTCCCGTGCCGACTACATGCCGCCGGTGAGGACACATGGCTTGGCGGAGGCGGAGCGCCTGGTGCGCGACGCCGGCCTGGAGACCGTGGACGTGCACTCCCTCGAAGGCGCCGCGGGATGGATGCGTCCGTACATCGACGAGGTGGGCGCTGACGACGCGTCGTTCCGCGAGCTCAGCGCGGTGGTGCGGGCCACCGCGCGGCTGCCGGAGCTGATCGAGGCGGGGGATCATTTCGTGATCACCGCACGTCGCCCCGGTGCGGGGACCGGCGACGGAGCGGCCCGCGTGGCCAGGCCGGCGGCGGAGGGGCGACACGGCGTACGCACCTCTTCCAGCGGTGCGGTGACGGGACGTCACCGCACCCTGGTGGCGGCTGAGGAAGGCCGAATCTGTTTCGCGCCCTCCGTCGTGACGCACGCGGGTCGCCGGCTGATCGCCATGGCGGTCGGAGCGGCCGACGACCGGGTGTTCACACCGATCCAGCACACGGATCGCGCGCCGGAACCCTGGTACACGGGGGGACGCAACAGAATCCGTGTGATGCCTCTGTCGGATCAGGGCTCGGCCTGTCAGGACGAGGGCGTCGACATACCCGTGCCGCCGGCCGTCGAGGACATGACCGGCGCGAGTCTGGTGAGCGTCGGCGACGGCCTTCATCTCTGGTTCGGCGCCCGTGCCGCCGGAGGACCGTGGCGGATCCATCACACCGTGAGCGCCGACGGCGGTCGTACGTGGTCTCCTCCCGAACTCGCTCTGGAGCAGGGGCCCTCGGGGTCCGGCGACTGCGAGCACGTCCTGCTGCCGGCCGTGGTCCACAGGAGGGACGGCTGGTGGATGTGGTACGCGGGGCGCGACGGTGCTCACCGGCGCATTCATCTGGCCCGCTCCGCCGACGGGACGAACTGGCAGCGGCACGGTGTGGCGATCGAACTGGGCACGCCCGGAAGCGCCGACGCCTACGCGACCGACTGCCCGGCTGTCGTATCCCTGCCGAACGGCGGCTTTCTGGCGCTCTACGGGGCGGGCTCCTCCCGGTCGCTCGCCGGAGCGGTCTCGGAGGACGGCCTCACGTGGCGCAAGATCGGCCCGGTTCTGCACCGCGGCGAGCATGGCGCCCCGGACTCCCGGTACGCCTTCTACCCGGCGCTGCTGCACGACGGCACAGGCTCCGCCACTCTCCTGTACGCGGGTGAGGACCACAGGAGCCGGTGGACGATTCTCAGCGCGGGCGTGGTCGACCTCGCTCTTCTCGCCGCACGCCCGGAGCCGTTGTCACTCTCCGGGACAGCCGCCGACAGCGTCGCGTTCATTCGGGAGGACGTGGACGAATCGTTCCTGGACGTACCTGAGGACTGCCACGGCCCGGCCCCCGTCTACCGGTCCCGTGACGGGCTGATCCGCCAGTTGCGTCCCAGTTCGACTCCCGTCTTCGCCGTGCGCTCCCCGAGCGGTGAACGCGACAGCGTGGTCGTCAAGCTCGGCCGCGGCCGAGCCTCGGTGGAGCGGGAGTTCGACGGGCTGCAGGGACTGACGCGGCATCTGCCGCTCCCCACGGCGGCCCTGCACTATCAGGGCGAGCAGGCCGCTCTGGTCATGGAACACCTGGAAGGGGCACCGCTCTCGGCCCTCGCCGCCACGGACTCCGACCGTTTCGACGGCGTCCTGAGGGCGGTGGTCACCGGCCTCGCCGACACCGCGTCCGCGACGCTGACACCGGCGGCCGACGTCGAAGGCGGCGCCGACCACACGCTTCAGTCCCCCGAGGTGGTGAGCGAGTGGCTGGAGGGCATCGGCGACGCGCTGGCGCCCTGGCGGAACCACCGGCTCAGCCTCAACGGCACGCTGCTGGACGAAACGCTGGGCGACACCGTTCGGAAGTCCCGGGCCCTGATCCGTCGCGATCCCGAGTGGCTCGTCCACAGCAGCGGCGATGTGCACCTGGGCAACGTGCACGTCGCTCCCGACGGCGAGCGCTGGTGGCTGCTGGACCTGGAGTTCGCCGGACTGCACGATCTCGACCGCACGGTCGCCGGACTCCTCGGCTCATGTCTCAAGCACAGCGGTCTCATCACCGACGCACGAGCGGAAGTCGGGCCCGGCGAGTTGTCCCTGACCGTCGGCATCAGAGGCGATCTGGGGCATCGACTGCTGAACACGCCGTACTTGCTCGATCTCTTCGCGGAGCTGCCGCTGGACTCGGGGCGAGTGTTCGCGTTTCTGCTGCCCGACCTGTACTTCCGGCTGACCGCGACAGCCGACGGAGATGCCGTGCCGGCCTTCGGGCTGGCCGCCCTCGCCCTGGGCGCTCGGATGACACGCCAAGGACAAGGACGAGGACGAGGACGAGGACAGCGATGACAGTCGCGCCTGCCGGGATCGAGGCGGTGCTGTTCGATGTGGACGACACCCTCGTGGACACACGCGGTGTGTGGGAGCGGGCCCTCGACACCCTGTGCCGGAACATCGTGGCGTCGGTGCCCGGATCCGACGCAGAGGCGTTGGCGGACGCCTACCGCGTGACCTCCGACGCCCTGTGGGGCGACTACGCCCGTGCGCTCGCTCCGCTCGGTTCCGTCCCCGCCATCCGTCGCCATGTGTGGCAACGAACCCTGCGAGCCCGCGGGGTCGAGGTCTCGTCCGACCGGCTGGGGTGGATCGTGGCGGAGTTCGATGCCCTGCAGCGCGCTGAGATCCGGCCCGACCCGCAGCTCCCAGGGCTGCTGAGCCTCCTTGCCGAGCGATACCGGTTGGCGGTGTGCTCCAACGGCGAGGGCGAACAGACGCGCATGAAACTGGAGCGGGCCGGTGTGCTCCAGTACTTCGAGTCGGTCGTGTGCGGCATCGACGAGCAGGTGCGCAAACCGGATCCGGAGCTCTTCGCCCGCTGCTGCCGCTCCCTGGGCGTCCAGGCGGAACGTTGCCTCTACATCGGTGACGACTGGAGCAACGACGTCGACGCGGCCCGCCGGGCCGGACTTCGCCCGCTGTGGATCCCCACCGATCCTGCCGCACTCGTGCCTGACGGCCAGCGGCCGCCGCCGCGCTACCGCACGGTCCAGGCCTGTCTGCGCGACCTCCTGCGAGCCACCGACGAACGGTCCACGCCCGACCGCCTCCGTGCGGATCGACTCCTTCAGAAAGAGATCCTGTGAACCGATGGATCGCGTCGTCGCTCGCGGCGGCCGAACCCCGTGTGCCGGATTCCGAACCGGTCCCGTCACACGATGTGCTGGGCGTGTTCCGCATACCGGCGGCGGAACGATCCGCCGCGACCCGCATGGGCATTCCGCAGGCGCTCCTCGACCAGTTCCCGGCGACGACCGAAGGAACCGCGCTGAGCCGGTCCTCCGGCTACTACGCACCCCGGATCGGCCTGCGCGCCGCACCGGAGCTGTACGACGCCCTGCGTGTCATCGACCGGCGGTCCGACCGACCCGCCCCCGCGCTTCGCCGTGCCCTCGTGGAGAACCTGCACAACGTCTACGCCGCCGTCGCCTACACCGTGTGGGAGCACCTGACCGACCAGGTGCGCACCTCCGGCGTGGACGAGAAGGTGCTGGACTCCCTCCTGGAAGCCGGCACGCGCCTGAGCGCCGACCTTGCCGGGACAGCGCCTCGCGGCTGGACCGAGGAGCCGCTGCCCGACCTCGCGCCCTTCTCGTCCCTCGCCTCCCTGCGGGTCTTCCGTGAACTGGACAGCCAGGCCAAGCTCCACGACGAGCTCGACTTCCTGCTCACCCATGTCATAGACGAGTACCCGGAGATCACCTCCGTGGTCGTTCCGCTGTACGGCTCGTTCTCCCTGGGGCTCGCGGCCCGCGCGATACTGCCGGTCGCGCGACCCCACCGGAAGCTTTCGGTCCACCTCATCCGCCTCGGTTTCCACGACCTGTCCACGGTGGACTACAAGAGGACCGACGGGACCATCCGCTCGGAACTCGTCGGTCCGCCGGAGCAGCGTGAGCGCCTCGCGGCCGACGTCCATGGCGCCCATGTGCTCGTCGTCGACGACAACGTGGGCTACGGAACGACGTTGCGGGCGGCCAGGACCCTGATCGGTCAGCTCGGCGGCAGGGCCCTCACGCGGAGCGTGGAAACCGCGTGGCACCTGTACAGCCGCGACGGCCGGCATGACGTCGCCGACGCCGCCGACCTGCCCAGTCTGCGTCCCAACCTGCACCACCGGATCCAGGACCGGCTCATCGGCCATCTGCTTCGAGGAGACGCCGACGCCTATGCCGACGACTCCGCCCACGCAGTGCGCTCCACTCTCCATCAGCAGATGAGGACTTCGTACGACATGGCGCTGGGCCTGGGCACGTTGGCGCCACGGCAGCTGCGGGCGATGCGCGCGGAACTCGCACACGCCGTACTGAACTGGCGCGAGCCCCCTGTTCCTCCCGCGCCCGTCACCTTGTCCGGCAGGAGAGCCGCATGATCGGGCTGCTTCCCGACGACCGTCCGACAGGGCTTTGGCGGGTCAACGTGGACATACGCCGAGGCGATGTGACCGCACGTCCCGGTGAACCGTCGGACGATCTCCTCGGCCTGCTCCTGGAACAGGGCGTCCCCCTGGCCCTCATCGACCTGGACCGGAGCATCGACGCGGTCCCCGAGACCACGCTGCTGGAACGGGCGGCCAGGCGGTACCCCGGCCGACTCTGGCTCGGGGGACGGCTCACCGCGTCGGATCCGCTGGCGCGCCGCCTTCTCGACGAAGGTGCGCAAGGCCTGTTGATGGGGTCTTCCGGGCTGTTCCGCGAGGGTCGCGTCAATCGCACCGAACTCGAAGCCCTGGCCCGTTTCCCCGCGCCCGAGCGCCTCATGGTGAGCATCGACGCCATCGACGACCGGGTGGCCATCAACGGGTTCACCACACCCACCACCCTGTCCGTGGCCCATGCCCTGGACGCCGTGCTCCAGGCCACCGGTGGGCGCTGCCCCGTGCTCTACACGGACACCGCTGCCGCCTTGCGGCGCCGGCCGCCCACCTGGCGCCACGTCGAGGCCATCGCCGCGTCCAACCCGGGGTGCCAGTTCTGGTACGCGGGCGGCCTGACGCAGTGGGCGGAACTGCGTCAGGCCTGGAGCCTGGGCCTGGGAGCCGTGGTGGGACGTGCGTATCTGACGCCGCCGCTCGGCCTGCCGTGACGCTGTGGCGGGAGCCCTACGGGCAGGGCCTGACCGTCAGGTCGTGAGCCTTGGTCAGATCCGCCTTGACCTCGCGCACGGACACCGTGCGCTCCATGCGGGGGGAGTAGAGCAGCGAACTGATGATCGCCGCCGAGGCGGACGCCTCCTTGAAGGCCGCCGCCACGTGCCCCGAGGAGCCGGCTCCGCCCGACGCGATCACCGGCAGGTTCACCGCTCGCGCGATGGTGCCCGTGATGTTCAGCTCGTAGCCCTCGTGCGTGCCGTCCTGGTCGATGGAGTTGACCACGATCTCGCCGGCGCCGAGTTCCTCGCCGCGCTTCGCCCACTGCACCGCGTCCAGCCCCGTCGCCACGCGGGCGCCGTCGATGAACACCTCGTAGCCACTGGGGATCTCCGGTGTCACGGGAACCCGCTTGACCTGCATGGACTGAACCATGCACTGGCGGCCGAACTCCTTGGACCCCTGGGCGATGATCTCCGGATCGCGTACGGCCATGGAGTCGAGGGAGATCTTCTCGGCGCCGGCGTCGAGCACGGCGTGCATGTCCTCGAGGGAGCGGATGCCGCCACCGACCGTGAGGGGCACGAAGACCTTCCGGGCCACCGCCTCGATGGTGCGCAGATCGGCCTGCCTACGGTGCGCGCTGGCCAGAATGTCGTAGAAGATCACCTCGTCGACGCCGTCGGCGTACACCGATTCGGCGATCGTGGCGGCGTCTCCCACGTCGATGTTGTCCTGGAACCTCCGGGCCTTGGTGACCCGGCCTTCGACGATGTCGAAGCAGGCGATCAGCCTCGCAGTCAGCACAGTTCCTCCTGCGGAAGCTTCGCGAAACGCTCGAGCAGGTCCAGGCCGAGCGGACCGGACTTCTCCGTGTGGAACTGAGTGGCCATGATGTTCCCCTTGGCCACGGCGGAGACGAAGTCCACTCCGTATTCGGTCGTCGCGGCGATGTCCGAGGCGTCCGCCGGCTCCGCGTAATACGAGTTGACGAAGTAGAAGTGCCCGTCCTGGGGAAGTTCGGCCACAAAGGCGTGGTCAGACGCGCGGCGCACCTGGTTCCATCCCATTTGAGGCACACGTACAGTCTCGGGGTCAAATGGGCGTACCGTTCCCGGAAGCCAGCCCAGGCATTTTGCGTCCTGCTCCGCGCTCGAATCGAAAAGGACCTGCAGGCCCACGCAGATGCCCAGGAAGGGCATGTCTCCCTCGACTACCTTCGGGTGCAACGCGGAAGGCCATCCGGCGGCGTTCAGGTAGTCCATCGTGGTTCCTGCCGAGCCCACTCCGGGCAGGATGACGCGGTCGATCTCGGTGAGTTCGTCGGGTGTCTTCATCAAACGATTCGGCACACCGAGGAAATTGAGCGCGTACTGCACGCTCTGCGAGTTCCCAGTCTGATAGTCGATCACGCCGACAACCGGCCGGTCGCGATAACTCATGAGCGCCTCAATCTATGGTCGATACAGGAACGGCCAGGTTGGGATGATCTGCGGCATCGCCGCACCAGTCCGGCGGCGACAGGGCCATGGTAGCCGTTCCGACCTTGGAGGGACGGGCCGTCTCACGGGCGACGGGAAGGCCCTGGATCGCCTCCACATCGACATGCGGGGGACCCGGTCACGGTGCCTCTGTGCGGGCCATTCCGCGGACCCTGTGGATGCCGTGAAGCGGGCCGGAGGAGAGGCCCGGTCCTCATCCTCGGTCAACTCCCTGTAGTAGTAACGGACTTGTGTGAATCGGCACTAGCATGCGCCGGATGAGGAGCCTGATCAAGCGCGTACTGAGCCCGGCCGCCGTAGAGAAGCGACTGCTGGAGTCGACGGGAGTCGGCTGGCGAGTGGAGCGTGAGCTGACCGACGGCTGGTTCAACGCCGCCTATCTTGTCGTCGCGAGCGACGGGAGCTCGGCGGTCGTGAAGATATCCCCGGCCGCTGACGCTTCCGTTCTGCGGTACGAGCGCGGAATTCTGGACACCGAGGCGATGTTCTACCGCCGGGTAACAGAATGGGGTGGTGTTCCGACCCCCGAGTTGCTGCATGTGGAGCCCGACTTTCTGCTGGTATCGACGCTGGAAGGGGACCCGTGGAGCAGAGTGGCGGAGCGGCTTCCGGATGGCGCGCGAGGAATGCTTCTACGTGAAATCGGAGGCGTTGTCGCCAGGCTGCACGCCCTGACGTCGGACGAGGGCCGGTTCGGGTGTCCCGCTCCCCAGGCCGGCTTGTCCTCGAGGGATTGGCGCACGGCCTTCACCGCCATGGTGGAGGCGATCCTGGAGGACGCCGAGAGATGGGAGTCCCCGCTCGGCGTCACCCGAGCGGAAGTGCTGGGTTTCCTGGAGGCGGGAGCGAACGCACTCGACGAGGTCAGACGCCCCAGCCTTGTGCACTTCGATCTGTGGCCGGGAAACATATTCATAGCCACTGGATCCCCATCCGGCGGGGATGCGCCACGACTCGTCGGCATCATCGACCATGAAAGGGCCTTCTGGGGGGATCCGGTGGCAGAGCTGGTATCGCTGGAGATATGCGGAGACATCGGTCCGGGCAGCGATTTCCTTTCCGGATATATCGACGGCGGTGGCAGGCTGGAGTTCACGCCTGCCACCCTCGGTCGGTTGGCCCTGTATCGCCTGTATTTCTGTCTCATCCTGGTCGTCGAATGCGGGCCGCGTGGATACACCGCGGAACATCTGGCGTGGTGTCGCGCCAAGCTCGATGCGGCCGTCGGAGAGCTGCGCGAGCTCACTCGTCTCTGATCCGGATCGGTCGAGGGTGCCGCGCCGGCATGCAGGTCACCGGCGGCCGTTGACGATCGGGTCGGTCAGAAGATGCGGCCGAGGTCCTCGCGGACGATGGTGCGCATGCTGTGTTCGGCGAGGGCGGCGATGGTCATGGACGGGTTGCAGGCGCCGGTGGAGCCGGGGATCCGGGCGCCGTCCAGGACGTAGAGGCCCTGGTGGCCGAGGACGCGGCCGGAGAGGTCGACCGCGTCTCCCATGGGGACGCCGCCCAGCGCGTGCCAGGTCGAGGGGCCCTGGGCGTCGGTGTCGAGCATGATGCCTCCGCCGGCCGCGGCGATGGCCTGCATGCGGGCCGCGATCAGCTGTTGCAGCGCGGCGTCGCCGGAGGACGGCCAGGTCAGTACGGCGTCGTCGCGGTCCGCGTCGTATGCCCAGGTGCCCGCCGCGTCGACGATGCCGAAGCCGACGACGGTCATCGCCTTGAGGCCCTCGACCTGGACGGGCGACCCCGCGTGGACGAGGGTGAGGGGGATGGGGCTGTCCGGGGCGTGTCCGCCGACGCAGGCCGGGCCGCCCTGCTGGGTCCCGATGTCGCCGTCCATGCCGATCCAGGCGTAGATACGGTCGCCGTTGTTGCCCCACCGTGTGCCGATCGCGTCGGGCAGGTCGGGGACGAGGCCCTTGGCGCGCGCCTTGACCAGGAGGCGGGTCGTGCCGGGGGAGCCGGCGTTGAGGAACACGGCGTCCGCGGTGATCCGGATCCGTTCCAGGACCGTGCCGGCGGTGTCGATGCGGTCGACGGACAGGATCCAGCGCTGGTTCGAGCCGTTCGAGCTGTTCGCGTCCAGGGCGAGGTCGCGCAGCACGTGCAGCGGAGCGACCCGGACCAGACCGGTGGTCTCCGCCTGGGCGAGGTAGGTGACGTCGACGGAGTGCTTCCCGCCGTTGTTCACGCCGAAGGCGATGTCGCTGGTGGTGTACGTCGGCTCGTACCGGCCCTGCAACTCGCCCCGGACGTAGCTCCAGTCGACGGGCAGCGGCACCTTGAACGGGGTCAGGCCCGCCTGGGGGACGACGTCCTGGAACAGCCGGGAGGACTTGTAGGCGTCCGTGGCCAGGATGTCGTAGGGGATGGTGGAGATGCCCAGCATCCGGGCGACGGTGGGGTAGGCCCACTGGTTCAACTCGTCGTAGAGGTCCGCCGCGAGCGGCAGGGACATGGCGAAGTTGGCCTTGGTCGGCTGGAGGGTCATGCCGTGGTACATGATCGAGCCGCCGCCGACCGCGGCCCCGCACATGGCGGTCATGCCGTTGCCCTCGACCGCTTCGAGCACCCCGGTGAAGGGCGTCCACGTCTTCTCGACGTTGCCGACGATGCTGTGGTCGGTCAGCCAGGCGGAACGGTTGTCCATGTTTCCGAAACGGCAGAACGTGGTCGCGTTCGGGCCGGTACGCCAGCGCAGTCCGCGCTCCAGGACGAGGGTGGACACCCCGGCCTGGGCCAGCCGTAACGCGGTGACTCCACCGCCGAAACCGGTTCCTACGACGACGGCCCGCTCGCGCTGCTCGGTCACGGCGACGGGGGCCGAGGACGCGGAAGGCGTCGTAGACGCCGATGAGGTCGCTGCTCGCGCCTGGTCGGCGCCGGTCAGGGAACCGCCCAGGGCGGCCGTGGCGACCGCGGTCGCGCCCAACAGTCTGCGGCGGCTGATGCCGGGAGCGGGAGCGGGAGCGGAGTGGGGGGAGGAAGCATGCTCGGACATGAGACTCCAGCCATGATCTGTCGACCCTGGGCGGGGCGGTTCTGCACGGCCACGGCCACGGCCCGGACGCCGGGAGCGTAGCGCGGTTGAACATGTCCTTGTCAATATAGGGAAATAGAATTCTCGGAGTGGAGAGGGCTCTTACCCAAGCGTGCGCTCGGCGGGCCACGGCTCGGCGGTCCACGTGATGTGCGGGGGCTCGACGCGTGCGCACAGGGGGCCGCCCGTCGCGTCGGTCAGGCCGAGGCGTCCGACCAGGAGACCGTCGTGTGCGGCGGCGGCGAGTACGTCGGCGGGGACGGCGTCGATCATCAGCTTGGCGCGGCGGAACATCGTGAAGACGCCTGCCTCGTCGACCGTGCCCCACGACAGATAGACGAACCGTCGGCCCAGCCGGTCCTGCACATAGGGGCCCTTGACGTCGACGCCGGTCGGCGAGGCGCTCGTGGTGCACTCCAGGGTCCAGGTCGCGGACGGGGCGTCGCCGGGCTGTGGTGCGAGGAGTTCGGCCGGACGGTCGCGACGCTGCACGGCGACGTGGACGTTGCCGTACGTGGGGAGGGCGCCGTCCGAGGAGAGGCCGCCGTCCGAGGGGACCCTGGCGTCGGCAGGGGCCGGGCAGGTGCGGCCGGGCAGGTCGACGGCGTCGATACGGATGCGCATGCCGGTCATCATCCGGCATTCATCCTTCGGCGTTCATCCTCCAGCGTTCATGTCCGGCATCCACGTCCGGCGCTCACTCCAGCTCGGCGGCGAAGAGGAGGGCGGGGTCGAAGCCCATCCCGGTGAAGTGGCCCGCGAGTTCCAGGGACAGGACGCCGTGCAGCCGGGTCCAGAAGGTCAGGGCCCGGTGCAGAACGGCGGGCGGGGCGGGGTGGCCGGCCGCCCACTCCCGGTGGTCCTCGAGGTGCGCGTCGAAAGGCGTTTCGAGGCCGTCCGGGGTCGGATCCGGGGCCGGGGGCTGTGCGGCGCAGGCGTCGAGCAGCATCGCCATGATCTCGGCGGCGATCGCGGTGATGTCGTCGGGCGCGTGATAGCCGGGGACGGGTGTGCCGTAGACGAGGAAGTACCGCTGGGGGTCCGCCAGCGCCCATCCGCGCAGGGCGTGCCCCAGCCTGACCGGGTCGGCGTCGGCGGAAGCGGCGGCGGTCGCGCGGAAGGTGTCGGCGAGACTGCGGTACGCGTCCCTGATGAGCTCGGTGATCAGCTCGTCGCGGCTCGCGAAGTACCGGTAGAGCGCGGGGCCGCTCAGGCCCATCTGCTTGGCGATCGCGTTGAGGGAGAGCGCGGACGCGCCCGCCGTGGCGAGCTGCTCCCAGGCGTGTTCCTTGATCTCCGCACGGACCTGGGCGCGGTAGCGCTCGCGCGGGGTCTCCGTGCCTGCCGTCTCCACCATGGTTAGAGGTTATCACTGGAGTTATTGACAGTCGCAGAGTCGGTGAGTTACAACTTCTAACGAACGCGATAGTCGGAAACTCGCCGCTGTGGAGGTCGTCATGAACGCCGAAGGACGCACCGAGGGACTCGTCGAAGAACTCGTCGAGGTCGTCCTGCCGGGCAAGGTCGAGCCGGAGGGGCTGCGGATCCGGCACGGAGTCGTCCCCGCCCCGGGCCCGGGACAGGTCGTGATCCGGATGGAGGCGACCGGCGTCTCCTTCGCCGAGCAGCAGATGCGCCGCGGCCGCTACTACGACCAGCCGGCCTTCCCCTTCGTGCCCGGCTACGACCTGGTCGGCGCCGTGGTGGCGACCGGCGAGGGAGTCGAGCCCGGCCTGTCCGGCGCCCGGGTGGCCGCACTGGTCAAGGTCGGCGGCTGGGCCAGCCATGTGCTCGTCGAGGCGGCGGACGTGGTGCCGGTGCCGGACGGGGTCGACGCGGCGGAGGCGGAGGCCCTGGTCGTCAACGGCGTCACCGCCTGGCAGATGCTGCACCGCAAGGCGCGGGTGCGGGCGGGGCAGACGATCCTGGTGCACGGCGCCAACGGCGGGGTCGGCTCGGTCCTCGTCCAGCTCGCGCACGCCGCCGGCGTCAAGGTGATCGGCACGGCGTCCGCCCGCCATCACGACGCCCTGCGGGAACAGGGTGTGACCCCTGTCGACTACCGCACCGAGGACGTCGC
This window of the Streptomyces sp. NBC_01275 genome carries:
- a CDS encoding phosphotransferase family protein → MRSLIKRVLSPAAVEKRLLESTGVGWRVERELTDGWFNAAYLVVASDGSSAVVKISPAADASVLRYERGILDTEAMFYRRVTEWGGVPTPELLHVEPDFLLVSTLEGDPWSRVAERLPDGARGMLLREIGGVVARLHALTSDEGRFGCPAPQAGLSSRDWRTAFTAMVEAILEDAERWESPLGVTRAEVLGFLEAGANALDEVRRPSLVHFDLWPGNIFIATGSPSGGDAPRLVGIIDHERAFWGDPVAELVSLEICGDIGPGSDFLSGYIDGGGRLEFTPATLGRLALYRLYFCLILVVECGPRGYTAEHLAWCRAKLDAAVGELRELTRL
- a CDS encoding GMC oxidoreductase, translated to MSEHASSPHSAPAPAPGISRRRLLGATAVATAALGGSLTGADQARAATSSASTTPSASSAPVAVTEQRERAVVVGTGFGGGVTALRLAQAGVSTLVLERGLRWRTGPNATTFCRFGNMDNRSAWLTDHSIVGNVEKTWTPFTGVLEAVEGNGMTAMCGAAVGGGSIMYHGMTLQPTKANFAMSLPLAADLYDELNQWAYPTVARMLGISTIPYDILATDAYKSSRLFQDVVPQAGLTPFKVPLPVDWSYVRGELQGRYEPTYTTSDIAFGVNNGGKHSVDVTYLAQAETTGLVRVAPLHVLRDLALDANSSNGSNQRWILSVDRIDTAGTVLERIRITADAVFLNAGSPGTTRLLVKARAKGLVPDLPDAIGTRWGNNGDRIYAWIGMDGDIGTQQGGPACVGGHAPDSPIPLTLVHAGSPVQVEGLKAMTVVGFGIVDAAGTWAYDADRDDAVLTWPSSGDAALQQLIAARMQAIAAAGGGIMLDTDAQGPSTWHALGGVPMGDAVDLSGRVLGHQGLYVLDGARIPGSTGACNPSMTIAALAEHSMRTIVREDLGRIF
- a CDS encoding DUF5990 family protein; translation: MRIRIDAVDLPGRTCPAPADARVPSDGGLSSDGALPTYGNVHVAVQRRDRPAELLAPQPGDAPSATWTLECTTSASPTGVDVKGPYVQDRLGRRFVYLSWGTVDEAGVFTMFRRAKLMIDAVPADVLAAAAHDGLLVGRLGLTDATGGPLCARVEPPHITWTAEPWPAERTLG
- a CDS encoding TetR/AcrR family transcriptional regulator — encoded protein: MVETAGTETPRERYRAQVRAEIKEHAWEQLATAGASALSLNAIAKQMGLSGPALYRYFASRDELITELIRDAYRSLADTFRATAAASADADPVRLGHALRGWALADPQRYFLVYGTPVPGYHAPDDITAIAAEIMAMLLDACAAQPPAPDPTPDGLETPFDAHLEDHREWAAGHPAPPAVLHRALTFWTRLHGVLSLELAGHFTGMGFDPALLFAAELE
- a CDS encoding medium chain dehydrogenase/reductase family protein; the encoded protein is MNAEGRTEGLVEELVEVVLPGKVEPEGLRIRHGVVPAPGPGQVVIRMEATGVSFAEQQMRRGRYYDQPAFPFVPGYDLVGAVVATGEGVEPGLSGARVAALVKVGGWASHVLVEAADVVPVPDGVDAAEAEALVVNGVTAWQMLHRKARVRAGQTILVHGANGGVGSVLVQLAHAAGVKVIGTASARHHDALREQGVTPVDYRTEDVAARVRELAPGGVDAVFDHVGGRSVTDSWRLLAPGGTLVSYGSASTRDDEGSKQWPVLKLLGRVWWWNAAPNRRRAYFFNVWAGRALSRTRFRARLRADLTQVFAALQRGDVTPQIAARLPLARVADALRLAESGTVAGKIVLNP